One Fibrobacter sp. UBA4297 DNA window includes the following coding sequences:
- a CDS encoding phosphatase PAP2 family protein yields MSSALPVENPVPRHYEVSVRLDVPLSLGIVMTSVLGVYQYYGMSRISSSDLKPKSELLPWDRPFAGHYSGWAMTVSHYSGALAVAPLVLAGYSWYKGDADGHDFGTFTFMFVEAIALQNALNQLVRSTQLWPRPFIYAERGEGRKKAESARGEAYGSFYSGHASAAFTVAVFTGEWFSEIYPNSQYKNLVWASSLTLAAAVGALRVVAGKHYPTDVVVGSLVGTGVSLGVLKLHEICKKNISFWAIPGNIGAIFYF; encoded by the coding sequence ATGTCCAGCGCACTCCCCGTAGAAAATCCAGTACCTCGTCATTACGAAGTTTCTGTCCGCTTAGATGTTCCGCTTTCGCTTGGAATCGTCATGACCTCGGTGCTGGGCGTTTATCAGTATTACGGAATGTCTCGCATCTCTTCGAGCGACTTGAAACCGAAATCAGAACTGTTGCCTTGGGACCGCCCGTTTGCTGGGCATTACAGCGGGTGGGCTATGACCGTGAGCCATTATTCGGGAGCCTTGGCTGTCGCACCATTGGTGTTGGCAGGGTACTCTTGGTACAAGGGCGATGCCGATGGTCATGACTTTGGTACCTTTACGTTCATGTTTGTGGAAGCGATTGCTTTGCAGAACGCCTTGAATCAGTTGGTGCGTTCTACGCAGTTGTGGCCGCGCCCGTTCATTTACGCCGAACGCGGCGAAGGCCGTAAAAAAGCGGAGTCTGCACGTGGGGAAGCTTATGGCTCGTTTTATTCTGGGCATGCTTCGGCTGCGTTTACGGTGGCGGTGTTTACGGGCGAATGGTTCTCTGAAATTTACCCGAACTCCCAGTACAAAAATCTTGTCTGGGCTTCGTCATTGACGCTAGCCGCGGCAGTTGGAGCCTTGCGAGTGGTTGCGGGTAAACATTATCCTACTGATGTTGTAGTTGGATCGCTTGTGGGGACAGGCGTGAGCTTGGGTGTCCTCAAATTGCATGAGATTTGTAAAAAGAATATTTCTTTTTGGGCGATTCCGGGCAATATTGGCGCAATTTTTTATTTTTGA
- a CDS encoding FISUMP domain-containing protein, with the protein MLDEVWRHLCAVAILTVSVVSHNYAAEFKDYRDGRVYRGIPSGSLNWFKQSLKYSKTAFFTDEEGNPYYRSDSWKASCPEGTQLPDETDWDELVEDKFSGPDKIQSMGDFVGHSSRGFYKFEFDEVVNARKGFVYFAVRGPANHAIRFETKRGITKYVDIEDADAVQIRCVFPRDQFAEKNISSKDMIFTDKRDNKKYKVGVRGGKIWMMKNLAFSVTSEKQCYVDDKSFCEKFGRYYTYDDALKACPKGWHLPDDGEWRDFQKDRATLDWDNLGQGGCQDWDNFCDGMNSGHYWSRSSIQPNTARSWEFNRQDKDIERTDVSVYKGLYVRCVAD; encoded by the coding sequence ATGTTGGATGAGGTGTGGCGTCACTTGTGCGCCGTTGCTATTTTGACCGTGTCTGTGGTCAGCCATAATTACGCAGCAGAGTTTAAGGATTATAGGGATGGGCGTGTTTACCGCGGAATTCCCTCGGGCTCTCTAAACTGGTTTAAGCAAAGTCTCAAGTACAGCAAGACCGCGTTCTTTACGGACGAAGAGGGAAATCCCTATTACCGTAGCGACAGCTGGAAGGCTTCGTGCCCGGAGGGTACGCAACTCCCGGATGAAACTGATTGGGATGAACTCGTTGAAGATAAGTTTAGTGGCCCTGATAAAATCCAGAGCATGGGCGACTTTGTTGGACATTCGTCGCGAGGCTTTTACAAGTTTGAATTTGATGAAGTCGTGAATGCTCGTAAGGGCTTTGTTTACTTTGCCGTTCGTGGTCCTGCGAATCATGCGATAAGGTTTGAAACCAAACGCGGAATCACAAAGTATGTCGATATCGAAGATGCGGATGCCGTTCAAATCCGTTGCGTCTTTCCTCGAGACCAGTTTGCCGAAAAGAATATCTCCTCAAAGGATATGATTTTTACAGATAAACGCGATAACAAAAAATACAAGGTCGGCGTTCGCGGTGGCAAAATCTGGATGATGAAAAATCTGGCGTTTAGTGTGACTTCTGAAAAACAGTGCTATGTAGACGATAAATCTTTCTGTGAAAAATTCGGGCGCTACTACACCTATGATGATGCTCTCAAGGCTTGTCCAAAAGGTTGGCATTTGCCGGATGACGGCGAATGGCGCGATTTCCAGAAAGATCGTGCAACGCTGGATTGGGACAATCTTGGGCAGGGCGGTTGCCAGGATTGGGACAATTTCTGCGATGGCATGAATTCCGGGCATTACTGGTCCAGAAGTTCCATCCAGCCCAATACAGCGCGCTCCTGGGAATTCAATCGTCAAGACAAGGATATTGAACGTACGGATGTAAGTGTTTACAAAGGGCTTTATGTTCGCTGTGTTGCGGATTGA
- a CDS encoding tetratricopeptide repeat protein, whose amino-acid sequence MNKKLSFIALALLVGMSQTWAVDPRIEQGARFEAKGQYDKALGEYRAMLAENKKNTEAYMAAGKVRMKMKDYKGAVANFRLAYGYDPSLTDAYEGAAKAYEAMGQQAKADAERAKMKGGKVASAAPAPATAPKAEPAKPAAPAKVETPKATQPAPATAVASEDPFEKGKALLAEGRYAEAAPLWRVVLSKKPGDAGAYFYAGLTRYELGEYDKAEFNLKKGLSYKERGNDANFYLAKINQKSKRTEQEKKYLAAYLKKAAPDAKFRKAAEDRLAEINAVASAAAEEKAMQEAEAKALKDAKKSGNDKSKSAEPSVVPQREDVAPTASNSIANANALYADGYHEAALQMYKALLENEITPDERYFAMLQMGNIYREMRDFHSAVTRYRDVVREFPDSDWATEAERALEDAVWLEKHASELPRNKR is encoded by the coding sequence ATGAACAAGAAATTGTCTTTTATCGCGCTTGCGTTGTTGGTTGGAATGTCTCAAACTTGGGCTGTGGACCCCCGTATTGAACAGGGTGCCCGCTTTGAGGCCAAGGGTCAGTATGATAAAGCTCTTGGTGAATACCGTGCCATGTTGGCTGAAAATAAAAAGAATACCGAAGCTTATATGGCGGCAGGCAAGGTTCGCATGAAGATGAAGGACTATAAGGGGGCTGTGGCGAACTTCCGCCTCGCTTATGGTTATGACCCGAGTTTGACTGATGCATACGAAGGGGCCGCTAAGGCTTACGAGGCTATGGGCCAGCAGGCAAAGGCTGACGCTGAGCGCGCTAAGATGAAAGGTGGCAAGGTTGCTTCTGCAGCACCCGCCCCCGCAACGGCTCCGAAGGCGGAACCGGCAAAGCCCGCTGCTCCTGCAAAGGTCGAAACCCCGAAGGCTACACAACCGGCGCCTGCAACGGCTGTCGCCTCTGAAGATCCGTTTGAAAAGGGCAAGGCTTTGCTTGCCGAAGGCCGCTATGCTGAAGCCGCTCCGCTTTGGAGAGTTGTTCTTTCAAAGAAACCTGGCGATGCCGGTGCGTACTTCTATGCGGGCTTAACCCGTTATGAATTGGGAGAATACGACAAGGCCGAGTTCAACTTGAAGAAGGGACTTTCGTACAAGGAACGCGGTAACGACGCTAATTTCTATTTGGCAAAAATCAACCAGAAGAGCAAGCGCACCGAGCAAGAAAAGAAGTACCTCGCCGCTTACTTGAAGAAAGCTGCTCCGGATGCCAAGTTCCGCAAGGCTGCTGAAGACCGCCTGGCCGAAATCAACGCTGTCGCGAGTGCTGCTGCCGAAGAAAAGGCTATGCAAGAAGCCGAAGCTAAAGCTTTGAAGGATGCGAAGAAGAGCGGGAACGACAAGTCGAAGTCTGCTGAACCATCTGTTGTTCCGCAGAGGGAAGACGTTGCTCCGACCGCTTCGAATTCCATTGCCAATGCCAATGCGCTTTATGCAGACGGCTATCACGAAGCCGCTCTCCAGATGTACAAGGCTTTGCTTGAAAACGAAATCACTCCGGATGAACGTTATTTTGCGATGCTCCAGATGGGCAACATCTACCGTGAAATGCGCGACTTCCACAGTGCTGTAACGCGCTATCGTGACGTTGTCCGTGAATTCCCGGATTCTGACTGGGCTACTGAAGCCGAACGCGCTCTCGAAGATGCCGTGTGGCTTGAAAAGCACGCGAGCGAACTCCCGCGAAATAAGCGCTAA
- a CDS encoding xylulokinase: MYLVTYDIGNSFIKATLTKIANSIEFVGATVVNTHSTITLGGKGVEQSTEQWWDSICRSTKELLKNYGISSDQIKGISFCSQLNATVLVDKNGNTVRPPMTFLDRRADKEFKDYFDHGLKLHGLNIWKLFKAIRHTSMVPVGGYSPIWKYKWVQNNEPEKFAQVDKFLDAGDYLLYKTTGRFVRTEDSAFCAALNDCRKGHSGWSHTMAKVYGINEKHLPEIVQSTDIVGRITATAAEQMGLEKGTPVIAGGGDVAMVAIGCGNTQSNMTTIYCGTSGSVSTVVDHIIQFADIMMIAVKGPNTKQKYLYGELETAGKCFAWARELIGKLDNSQYSYEECASLVSKAEPGAHGLLFTPFMNGCKTPFEDGDIRSSLSGISLETTRGDLLRAVIEGICFHFRWLLECQAKKCKISDTIRFAGGLARINIMNQILADVTGHTIETVKHPQYVGALGAAAVAAIGLGQMKFDDIHSYIEITNTYTPNPENHEIYNKLYKKFLDKVKSDRKLVKG; this comes from the coding sequence ATGTATTTGGTCACATACGACATCGGCAATTCCTTTATAAAAGCAACGCTCACGAAAATTGCGAATTCGATTGAATTCGTGGGAGCAACAGTAGTCAACACCCACAGTACAATAACACTCGGCGGAAAAGGTGTCGAACAGAGCACCGAACAATGGTGGGATTCCATCTGCCGCAGCACAAAAGAGCTCCTCAAAAATTACGGCATCTCTAGTGACCAAATCAAGGGCATCAGTTTCTGCTCACAACTGAACGCAACTGTACTCGTTGACAAGAACGGCAATACAGTCCGACCGCCAATGACATTCTTAGACAGGCGTGCCGACAAGGAATTTAAAGATTACTTTGACCATGGACTCAAGCTCCACGGCTTAAACATCTGGAAGCTCTTCAAAGCCATTCGACATACAAGCATGGTCCCCGTTGGAGGATACAGTCCCATCTGGAAATACAAGTGGGTACAAAACAACGAGCCCGAAAAATTCGCTCAGGTTGACAAATTCCTCGATGCTGGCGATTACCTTTTGTACAAGACTACAGGCCGTTTTGTGCGCACCGAGGATTCCGCATTCTGCGCCGCATTGAACGACTGCCGTAAGGGCCATTCAGGCTGGAGCCATACGATGGCAAAAGTTTACGGCATCAACGAAAAGCACCTGCCCGAAATCGTGCAAAGCACCGACATCGTTGGTCGTATCACAGCCACGGCCGCAGAGCAGATGGGCTTGGAAAAAGGAACTCCCGTCATTGCAGGTGGTGGCGATGTCGCCATGGTCGCAATCGGCTGTGGCAACACGCAGAGCAACATGACGACCATATACTGCGGAACATCAGGCTCCGTAAGCACGGTCGTCGACCATATCATCCAGTTTGCAGACATCATGATGATCGCGGTCAAGGGACCAAATACCAAGCAGAAATACTTGTACGGTGAACTAGAAACCGCAGGCAAATGCTTTGCGTGGGCACGCGAACTTATCGGCAAACTCGACAATTCACAGTACAGCTACGAAGAATGCGCATCGCTTGTTTCAAAAGCGGAACCCGGTGCCCATGGGCTTTTGTTCACACCATTCATGAACGGCTGCAAGACGCCGTTCGAAGACGGCGACATCCGCAGTTCGCTTTCGGGCATTAGCCTAGAAACCACTCGTGGAGATTTACTCCGTGCAGTCATCGAAGGCATCTGTTTCCACTTCCGCTGGCTTTTGGAATGCCAGGCCAAGAAGTGCAAGATTTCGGACACGATCCGCTTTGCAGGTGGCCTTGCAAGAATCAACATCATGAACCAGATTCTCGCCGACGTGACCGGGCATACGATTGAAACGGTCAAGCATCCGCAGTACGTGGGAGCGCTTGGTGCCGCCGCCGTTGCTGCAATCGGGCTTGGACAGATGAAGTTCGATGACATCCACAGCTACATCGAAATCACGAACACATATACACCGAATCCCGAAAATCACGAAATTTACAACAAGCTCTACAAGAAATTCCTGGATAAAGTCAAGAGCGATCGAAAGCTTGTGAAAGGATAA
- a CDS encoding class I SAM-dependent rRNA methyltransferase, with the protein MKAITLKAGRDKSALRYHPWIFSGAIDEVVGDPALGDVVEVYSYHSDFLGLAAYSPKSQIRGRFWTFGTEGKNVKIDREFFSDILDRAIASRKSRGFDIHDRECAFRLVNAENDGIPGCIIDKYADIYSVEILAAGAEVNRQIIYELLAEKTGCRGIYERCDSEVRKKEGLPLRTGVVFGEVPDEPVIINENGILFPIDVKNGHKTGYYLDQRDARRRVGELARGKKMLNCFCYTGGFGLYALRGGCEKVYQVDVSKDALKLAKEGIMRNKLSTAHATHVEADVFQYLRKCRDKAETFDFIVLDPPKFVESKDNLQKGARGYKDINLLAMKLLAEGGMLATFSCSGLMEMDLFQKIIADAAADAHRRVQIIERFGQPADHPVNTAFPEGQYLKGLLVQVV; encoded by the coding sequence ATGAAAGCAATTACATTGAAAGCCGGGCGTGATAAATCAGCCCTCCGTTACCACCCGTGGATTTTTAGCGGCGCCATTGATGAAGTTGTTGGCGACCCCGCTCTTGGTGACGTTGTCGAAGTTTATAGCTACCATAGCGATTTTTTGGGCCTTGCAGCCTACTCCCCCAAATCCCAGATTCGAGGCCGTTTCTGGACATTCGGGACCGAAGGAAAGAACGTCAAAATTGACCGCGAATTCTTTAGCGACATTTTGGACCGCGCCATCGCCTCCCGCAAGAGCCGTGGGTTCGACATCCATGACAGGGAATGTGCATTCCGCCTTGTGAACGCAGAAAACGACGGCATTCCGGGCTGCATCATCGACAAGTACGCCGACATTTACTCCGTCGAAATTCTTGCTGCAGGCGCCGAAGTCAACCGCCAGATTATTTACGAATTGCTCGCCGAAAAGACGGGCTGCCGCGGCATTTACGAACGCTGCGATTCTGAAGTCCGCAAAAAAGAAGGTCTCCCCCTCCGCACGGGCGTCGTGTTTGGCGAAGTCCCGGACGAGCCGGTCATCATCAACGAAAACGGAATTCTTTTCCCGATTGACGTGAAAAACGGACACAAAACAGGCTACTACCTCGACCAGCGCGATGCCAGACGCCGCGTAGGCGAACTCGCTCGTGGCAAAAAGATGCTCAACTGCTTCTGCTACACCGGCGGCTTTGGTCTGTACGCACTCCGTGGCGGTTGCGAAAAAGTTTACCAGGTCGATGTATCCAAGGACGCGCTCAAGCTTGCCAAGGAAGGCATCATGCGAAACAAACTAAGCACCGCACATGCAACCCACGTTGAAGCCGACGTGTTCCAGTACTTGCGCAAGTGCCGCGACAAGGCCGAAACATTTGACTTTATCGTGCTTGACCCGCCAAAATTCGTCGAAAGCAAGGACAACTTGCAGAAAGGCGCTCGCGGCTACAAGGATATTAATTTGCTTGCAATGAAGCTTCTCGCCGAAGGCGGCATGCTCGCCACATTCAGCTGCTCAGGCCTTATGGAAATGGACCTGTTCCAGAAAATTATCGCCGATGCCGCAGCCGATGCCCACCGTCGCGTGCAGATTATCGAGCGTTTTGGACAGCCCGCCGACCATCCCGTGAACACGGCCTTCCCCGAAGGACAATACCTCAAAGGCCTCCTAGTCCAGGTCGTGTAA
- a CDS encoding FecR family protein: MSACGDSESSKKESLNAIPGKPLFNGVVQSVVGDALVKTADSHAKSLKVGLAVHEKSSIVTEAGSSVVISVDDGSALKTDGRSEMAIEVTKADELKTRMTVALRYGKLLFEVQKQAVKDEFELRTENVSSVVRGTAGFIENIDGLEISSLKEGRLDVTVKTDTAQSVKSGQTLIVNTNGLRILSLASSGSLKLARALDSIATGAATELGVRAARLNLDKLETMLLEFDEAYKKKSEAFIKSSQIEFKPKVLNEYIGKPSVTLEALFIPGSFVSVLGIVDTIPENGLYRRTFEWADSTAFGPKHFVVNCSNGEVEYICHTWHTNFVSAKMAAVLTKADERKSNVPKDTVQPKKLKPSIVIVGSGRERIHVLPEERDIPATLRFSVAGLMGSDLSQIKKIIVKRKGVVVKTFADDELMTNSFKLPIRLKQNRIAHFEIVAMFVNGKKIKARKVYETYCFFENYEDGKKSNRINDMTAEEEYKNVVSKRLLKNE; the protein is encoded by the coding sequence TTGTCTGCCTGTGGTGATTCTGAATCCTCCAAAAAAGAATCGTTAAATGCGATTCCCGGAAAGCCTTTGTTTAATGGCGTTGTCCAGAGCGTTGTGGGCGATGCTCTTGTGAAAACCGCTGATAGCCATGCTAAGTCGTTGAAGGTCGGTTTAGCCGTTCATGAAAAATCATCGATTGTGACCGAGGCGGGTTCTTCGGTTGTGATATCTGTTGATGATGGTTCTGCGCTCAAGACCGATGGTCGGTCGGAGATGGCGATTGAAGTGACGAAAGCTGATGAATTGAAAACAAGGATGACTGTAGCCCTCCGCTATGGAAAGTTGTTGTTCGAGGTGCAAAAGCAGGCTGTCAAGGATGAGTTCGAACTCCGTACGGAAAATGTTTCGTCAGTTGTTCGTGGAACGGCGGGCTTTATTGAAAATATCGATGGGTTGGAAATCTCGTCGCTTAAGGAAGGTCGTCTTGACGTGACTGTAAAAACCGATACGGCGCAGTCGGTCAAGAGCGGGCAGACTTTGATTGTCAATACGAATGGCTTAAGGATTTTATCGCTTGCAAGTTCAGGTTCGCTCAAGTTGGCGCGAGCGCTTGATTCGATTGCAACGGGAGCTGCTACTGAACTTGGTGTGCGCGCTGCAAGGTTGAATCTCGACAAACTCGAAACGATGCTGTTGGAATTTGATGAAGCCTACAAGAAAAAATCGGAAGCTTTCATAAAGAGTTCGCAGATTGAGTTTAAGCCGAAGGTCTTGAATGAATATATTGGCAAGCCGAGCGTGACGCTTGAAGCGTTGTTTATTCCGGGTAGCTTTGTTTCTGTGCTCGGAATTGTCGATACGATCCCAGAAAACGGGCTCTACAGGCGTACGTTTGAATGGGCTGATTCTACAGCGTTTGGTCCGAAGCATTTTGTTGTGAATTGCAGCAATGGTGAAGTGGAATACATTTGCCATACGTGGCATACGAATTTTGTTTCGGCAAAGATGGCTGCGGTCTTGACGAAGGCAGATGAACGCAAGTCTAACGTTCCGAAAGATACGGTCCAACCGAAAAAACTCAAACCGTCGATTGTTATTGTGGGCTCCGGTCGCGAACGCATTCATGTATTGCCCGAAGAACGTGATATCCCGGCGACGCTCCGTTTTAGTGTGGCTGGCTTGATGGGTTCGGACTTGTCGCAAATCAAGAAAATCATCGTGAAACGCAAGGGTGTTGTGGTAAAGACTTTTGCAGACGATGAATTGATGACAAATTCATTTAAATTGCCGATTCGCCTCAAGCAGAATCGAATAGCCCATTTCGAAATTGTGGCCATGTTTGTAAATGGCAAAAAAATCAAGGCAAGGAAAGTTTATGAGACGTATTGCTTCTTCGAAAATTACGAAGATGGCAAGAAGAGTAACCGAATCAACGACATGACGGCAGAAGAAGAATACAAAAATGTCGTCTCCAAGCGCCTGCTCAAGAACGAATAG
- a CDS encoding VanZ family protein has translation MFESLFDKYPFFRKVPAILCMAIIFKISSMTSYELEDFPHVWDKLAHTCEYATLAGCFCMWWARGEWSIKPWLKVLIVMAIALAYGCTDEYHQSFVEGRDCSGFDLIADALGGFIGGSVYVLIVKILNKYDPLVK, from the coding sequence ATGTTTGAATCGCTCTTTGACAAGTACCCTTTTTTCAGAAAAGTCCCTGCCATCCTCTGCATGGCGATTATATTCAAGATTTCTTCGATGACATCCTATGAACTCGAAGACTTTCCGCATGTGTGGGATAAGCTTGCGCATACTTGTGAATACGCCACTTTGGCGGGTTGCTTTTGTATGTGGTGGGCTCGTGGTGAGTGGTCTATAAAGCCGTGGCTCAAGGTGCTGATTGTTATGGCGATTGCGCTTGCTTACGGTTGCACGGACGAATACCACCAGAGCTTTGTGGAAGGCCGTGACTGTAGCGGGTTCGACTTGATTGCCGATGCTCTTGGTGGATTTATCGGCGGCTCGGTGTACGTACTTATTGTGAAAATCTTGAACAAGTACGATCCGCTTGTTAAGTAG
- the murB gene encoding UDP-N-acetylmuramate dehydrogenase: MIIQENVPMYEHTSFKVGGPARYFVKAESVSDIKEAIAFANERTLPSYILGKGTNMLVSDSGYNGVIIQLDKFFSEITNLGNGKICVKGATPLARLARYTINEGLAGIHKLAGIPGSLGGAIFMNAGAYGQDVSQTCVEVESIDSAGNLRTRTAADCKFGYRHSVFQELAKCEPKVPEPAEGGQSNFLSETILSATFQLTHATELGKTAKDLESEMQECMTKRRNSQPLSMPNAGSTFKRLDAGAAATPTQIAPGYYIEQAGLKGFRIGGAEVSRMHANFIVNAGGATAADIKELSEHVQKIVAEKFGLQLKREIILLGKF; the protein is encoded by the coding sequence ATGATTATTCAAGAAAATGTACCGATGTACGAGCACACTTCCTTTAAAGTAGGCGGTCCCGCACGATATTTCGTCAAAGCAGAATCCGTAAGCGATATTAAGGAAGCAATAGCATTTGCAAACGAGCGCACACTCCCGAGCTACATTCTCGGCAAAGGCACGAACATGCTCGTCTCTGATAGCGGATACAACGGCGTCATCATCCAGCTCGATAAGTTTTTCTCGGAAATCACGAATCTCGGCAACGGGAAAATTTGCGTCAAAGGCGCCACGCCGCTTGCTCGCCTCGCCCGCTATACCATTAACGAAGGGCTTGCCGGCATCCACAAACTCGCAGGCATCCCCGGGAGTCTCGGCGGCGCGATTTTTATGAACGCAGGCGCTTACGGCCAAGATGTTTCGCAGACTTGCGTTGAAGTCGAAAGCATCGATTCTGCCGGCAATTTGCGCACTCGAACAGCAGCAGATTGCAAATTCGGTTACCGCCATAGCGTATTTCAAGAGCTTGCAAAATGCGAGCCCAAGGTCCCTGAGCCTGCCGAAGGGGGGCAAAGCAATTTTCTTTCAGAAACAATTCTTTCTGCCACATTCCAGCTTACGCACGCAACAGAACTTGGCAAGACAGCCAAAGATCTCGAAAGCGAAATGCAAGAATGCATGACAAAGCGTCGCAATTCGCAACCGCTTTCCATGCCCAATGCGGGTAGCACCTTCAAGCGTCTAGATGCAGGCGCTGCAGCCACACCCACGCAAATCGCGCCGGGCTATTACATCGAACAGGCGGGATTAAAAGGGTTCCGCATCGGTGGCGCCGAAGTGAGCCGTATGCATGCAAACTTTATCGTAAATGCCGGAGGCGCCACAGCAGCAGACATCAAGGAGCTTAGCGAACACGTTCAAAAAATTGTCGCCGAAAAATTCGGCCTCCAACTAAAACGCGAAATTATATTGCTTGGGAAATTTTAA
- a CDS encoding CHC2 zinc finger domain-containing protein, which produces MTEEELKQFKAALSITTVAMDLGLPVVRGRCRCFFPTRHAHGDRTPSVSFSEERGTFRCWVCDDVRGDVISLVQFVKNCSFLEALNWLKETYGFLLRGTKPQAQNRVSTTNFASAATMPNRAPALNVSPEQSAALVAKTAVRDAALEYRSPEPAKEIVSEDERKKIILSFLKMLSPVDKTPAAAYLARRRIYKPIWDKMLLRTITDYGALNNKLKETYDLEVLKYVGLFSEKGNLRYYKHPLFFPYLDSKRRSFYFQARAIDSTVVPKELNLRGTVPFPYNVSALDERPGWVYLCEGVVDTLTFLGQRIAAIGIPGVRSFKTEWLPLFKNKSVVLCLDKDEAGRSGTEYLQTVFANANIRTVVLGDGVDQFGKLSMKEGEDINDWFGGKK; this is translated from the coding sequence ATGACAGAAGAGGAACTCAAACAATTTAAGGCTGCACTCTCGATTACGACGGTGGCTATGGATTTAGGCCTTCCGGTGGTGCGTGGCCGTTGTCGTTGCTTTTTCCCGACACGCCATGCGCATGGCGATAGAACTCCGTCTGTATCGTTCTCCGAAGAACGCGGAACATTCCGCTGCTGGGTTTGCGATGACGTTCGCGGCGATGTGATTTCGCTTGTGCAGTTTGTCAAGAATTGTTCGTTTTTGGAAGCTTTGAACTGGCTCAAGGAAACGTATGGATTCCTGTTGCGTGGAACAAAGCCTCAGGCGCAAAATCGCGTATCAACGACGAATTTCGCCTCTGCGGCAACGATGCCGAATCGAGCACCTGCTTTGAATGTGTCGCCTGAACAAAGTGCAGCGCTTGTTGCGAAAACGGCAGTCCGTGATGCCGCTCTTGAATATCGCTCTCCCGAGCCTGCAAAAGAGATTGTGAGCGAAGATGAACGCAAAAAAATTATCCTCTCGTTTTTGAAAATGTTGAGTCCTGTCGACAAAACGCCCGCGGCTGCATACCTTGCTCGCCGGCGCATTTACAAGCCGATTTGGGACAAAATGCTTTTGCGTACGATTACGGATTACGGCGCTCTGAACAACAAGCTCAAGGAAACTTATGATTTAGAAGTCCTCAAGTATGTGGGGCTTTTTAGCGAGAAAGGGAACTTGAGGTATTACAAGCATCCGCTGTTTTTCCCATATCTCGATTCCAAGCGCCGTTCGTTTTATTTCCAGGCACGCGCAATCGATAGCACGGTTGTGCCGAAGGAGCTGAACTTGCGCGGGACGGTGCCGTTCCCGTACAATGTTTCGGCGCTTGACGAAAGGCCGGGATGGGTTTACCTTTGCGAAGGCGTGGTTGATACGCTCACGTTCTTGGGACAACGCATTGCGGCAATTGGAATCCCGGGCGTGCGTTCTTTCAAGACAGAATGGCTCCCGCTCTTTAAAAACAAGAGTGTCGTGCTCTGCCTAGACAAAGATGAGGCGGGGCGCAGTGGCACGGAGTACTTGCAGACGGTTTTTGCAAATGCGAATATCCGCACGGTTGTGCTCGGTGATGGTGTAGATCAATTTGGCAAATTGTCGATGAAAGAAGGCGAAGACATCAACGATTGGTTTGGTGGGAAGAAGTGA